One Coffea arabica cultivar ET-39 chromosome 5c, Coffea Arabica ET-39 HiFi, whole genome shotgun sequence DNA window includes the following coding sequences:
- the LOC140007436 gene encoding katanin p80 WD40 repeat-containing subunit B1 homolog KTN80.4-like — translation MDRHQNISLEMLLKLVRVFGSVIYSSISAPSSVGVDIEAEQRLERCNTCFVELEKVKRCLPVLCRRGGSIAKSAHELNLALQEV, via the exons ATGGACAG GCATCAAAATATCTCATTGGAGATGCTTCTGAAGCTGGTCAGAGTATTTGGGTCAGTAATATATTCTTCTATATCAGCACCTTCATCCGTAGGAGTGGATATTGAGGCAGAGCAAAG GTTGGAACGCTGCAATACATGCTTTGTTGAGCTTGAAAAGGTTAAGCGTTGCTTGCCTGTACTTTGCAG AAGAGGTGGTTCAATTGCCAAGTCGGCACACGAGTTAAATCTAGCACTTCAAGAAGTTTAG